One genomic window of Streptosporangiales bacterium includes the following:
- a CDS encoding LLM class F420-dependent oxidoreductase, with protein sequence MTETNRPVRIAFQLQPQHADYADIRRTVAAVEEAGADILFTWDHFYPLHGEPDGEHFECWSMLAAWAEATERVELGALVSCNSYRNPELLADMARTIDHISDGRLIFGIGAGWFQRDYDEYGYEFGTAGSRLADLAEALPRIEQRWAKLNPRPTRDMPVMIGGGGEKKTLRLVAEHADIWHGFGDPETVAHKHEVLDRHCADIGRDPAEIERSTKGEGDPSDMGEKLYEAGSRLFTVHDDGPDFDLGELRDWIAWRDDKNK encoded by the coding sequence GTGACTGAGACGAACAGACCTGTACGCATCGCGTTCCAACTGCAGCCCCAGCACGCCGACTACGCCGACATCCGCCGCACCGTTGCCGCGGTGGAGGAGGCGGGGGCCGACATCCTGTTCACCTGGGACCATTTCTACCCGTTGCACGGCGAACCGGACGGCGAGCACTTCGAGTGCTGGTCGATGCTCGCCGCCTGGGCGGAGGCGACCGAGCGGGTGGAGCTGGGTGCCCTCGTGTCGTGCAACAGCTACCGCAACCCCGAGCTGCTCGCCGACATGGCGCGCACCATCGACCACATCTCGGACGGCCGGCTGATCTTCGGCATCGGCGCGGGCTGGTTCCAGCGCGACTACGACGAGTACGGCTACGAGTTCGGCACCGCCGGCAGCCGGCTCGCCGACCTGGCCGAGGCGCTGCCGCGGATCGAGCAGCGGTGGGCGAAGCTCAACCCGCGCCCGACGCGGGACATGCCGGTGATGATCGGCGGCGGCGGCGAGAAGAAGACGTTGCGGCTGGTCGCCGAGCACGCCGACATCTGGCACGGCTTCGGCGACCCGGAGACCGTCGCACACAAGCACGAGGTGCTCGACCGGCACTGCGCGGACATCGGCCGCGACCCCGCGGAGATCGAGCGTTCGACCAAGGGCGAGGGCGACCCGTCCGACATGGGGGAGAAGCTGTACGAGGCCGGTTCCCGGCTGTTCACCGTGCACGACGACGGCCCGGACTTCGACCTGGGCGAGCTGCGCGACTGGATCGCCTGGCGCGACGACAAGAACAAGTAG